One Drosophila santomea strain STO CAGO 1482 chromosome X, Prin_Dsan_1.1, whole genome shotgun sequence DNA segment encodes these proteins:
- the LOC120457073 gene encoding serine/threonine-protein phosphatase Pgam5, mitochondrial isoform X2: MRKLTSFVCGTGAGLAAYYLQRLRDPQAAVHNSWTNSDKPVDPWALWDTNWDCREPRALVRPLRNSQPEEENRYNAELEKAKAKKARHIILVRHGEYLDVGDSDDTHHLTERGRKQAEFTGKRLSELGIKWDKIVASTMVRAQETSDIILKQIEFEKEKVVNCAFLREGAPIPPQPPVGHWKPEASFLRDGSRIEAAFRRYFHRAYPDQEKESYTLIVGHGNVIRYFVCRALQFPAEGWLRISINHASITWLTISPSGNVSIKYLGDSGFMPPELLTNRIPRDVKNVV, from the exons ATGCGAAAGTTAACCAGCTTCGTGTGCGGCACTGGAGCCGGGTTGGCGGCTTACTACCTACAGCGGCTGCGGGACCCACAGGCGGCTGTGCACAATTCATGGACGAACAGTGATAAGCCGGTGGATCCGTGGGCCCTTTGGGACACCAACTGGGATTGCCGGGAGCCACGCGCGCTAGTGCGTCCACTGCGAAACAGCCAGCCGGAGGAGGAGAACCGCTACAACGCGGAGCTGGAGAAGGCGAAGGCCAAGAAGGCGCGCCACATTATCCTGGTGCGGCACGGCGAGTATCTGGACGTGGGCGATTCGGATGACACGCACCATCTCACGGAGCGCGGCCGCAAGCAGGCAGAGTTTACTGGAAAACGGCTCAGCGAGCTGGGCATCAAGTGGGACAAGATAGTAGCATCTACAATGGTGCGTGCCCAGGAGACATCCGATATTATACTCAAGCAGATTGAATTCGAAAAAGAGAAAGTGGTGAACTGCGCCTTCCTGCGTGAAGGAGCGCCTATTCCTCCTCAGCCGCCAGTGGGCCACTGGAAGCCGGAGGCATCT TTCCTTCGCGACGGATCGCGCATAGAGGCCGCCTTTCGCCGATACTTCCACCGCGCCTATCCCGACCAAGAGAAGGAGAGCTATACCCTGATCGTGGGACACGGCAACGTGATCCGGTACTTCGTCTGCCGAGCCCTGCAGTTCCCCGCCGAGGGTTGGCTGCGGATCAGCATTAACCACGCTTCCATCACCTGGCTGACCATTAGTCCGTCGGGCAACGTGTCCATTAAGTACCTGGGCGACTCCGGCTTTATGCCTCCCGAGCTGCTTACTAATCGCATACCGCGTGACGTCAAAAACGTTGTTTAG
- the LOC120457073 gene encoding serine/threonine-protein phosphatase Pgam5, mitochondrial isoform X1 has protein sequence MRKLTSFVCGTGAGLAAYYLQRLRDPQAAVHNSWTNSDKPVDPWALWDTNWDCREPRALVRPLRNSQPEEENRYNAELEKAKAKKARHIILVRHGEYLDVGDSDDTHHLTERGRKQAEFTGKRLSELGIKWDKIVASTMVRAQETSDIILKQIEFEKEKVVNCAFLREGAPIPPQPPVGHWKPEASQFLRDGSRIEAAFRRYFHRAYPDQEKESYTLIVGHGNVIRYFVCRALQFPAEGWLRISINHASITWLTISPSGNVSIKYLGDSGFMPPELLTNRIPRDVKNVV, from the exons ATGCGAAAGTTAACCAGCTTCGTGTGCGGCACTGGAGCCGGGTTGGCGGCTTACTACCTACAGCGGCTGCGGGACCCACAGGCGGCTGTGCACAATTCATGGACGAACAGTGATAAGCCGGTGGATCCGTGGGCCCTTTGGGACACCAACTGGGATTGCCGGGAGCCACGCGCGCTAGTGCGTCCACTGCGAAACAGCCAGCCGGAGGAGGAGAACCGCTACAACGCGGAGCTGGAGAAGGCGAAGGCCAAGAAGGCGCGCCACATTATCCTGGTGCGGCACGGCGAGTATCTGGACGTGGGCGATTCGGATGACACGCACCATCTCACGGAGCGCGGCCGCAAGCAGGCAGAGTTTACTGGAAAACGGCTCAGCGAGCTGGGCATCAAGTGGGACAAGATAGTAGCATCTACAATGGTGCGTGCCCAGGAGACATCCGATATTATACTCAAGCAGATTGAATTCGAAAAAGAGAAAGTGGTGAACTGCGCCTTCCTGCGTGAAGGAGCGCCTATTCCTCCTCAGCCGCCAGTGGGCCACTGGAAGCCGGAGGCATCT CAGTTCCTTCGCGACGGATCGCGCATAGAGGCCGCCTTTCGCCGATACTTCCACCGCGCCTATCCCGACCAAGAGAAGGAGAGCTATACCCTGATCGTGGGACACGGCAACGTGATCCGGTACTTCGTCTGCCGAGCCCTGCAGTTCCCCGCCGAGGGTTGGCTGCGGATCAGCATTAACCACGCTTCCATCACCTGGCTGACCATTAGTCCGTCGGGCAACGTGTCCATTAAGTACCTGGGCGACTCCGGCTTTATGCCTCCCGAGCTGCTTACTAATCGCATACCGCGTGACGTCAAAAACGTTGTTTAG